The Paludisphaera rhizosphaerae genome segment GAGCTGAAGAGCAGCGGGACGATGCCGCCGATCAGGGCGCCGATGAAGACCATCGGGGCGGCCACGGAGAGCTTGCCGGCCTCGTTGAGGTAATCGGCCAGGGGCATCGTGGCGACCTTGTCTTCGCTCCCCACCGCGACGACCGCGATGAAGCTGGAGAAGAGGCTGACCGCGGCGATGACCGCCGAGCCGATGGCGATGCCCTTGGTCTCGGCCTTGGTCGTGTTGCCGACCGCGTCGAGGTCGGCGAGGATCTGGCGGGCGCGGTCGTAGTTCTTTTCGCCCATCTCGTCCTTGTCGTAGCCCATTTCGCCGATGCCGTTGGCGTTGTCGGCGACCGGCCCGAAGACGTCCATCGAGATCGTGTTGCCCGTCAGGGTCAGCATGCCGATGCCGCACATCGCCACGCCGTAGGCCACGAACAGCGGGCTCGCTCCGCCGTAGATCAGCACCGAGACGAAGATCGCCGCTGCGATGACCAGGGTCGCCACCACGGCCGATTCATAGCCGACGGCCAGGCCCTGGATGATGTTGGTCGCGTGGCCGGTCTGGCAGCTCTTGGCCAGACTCTTTACCGGGGCGTACTGGGTGTGGGTGTAATAGCTGGTGACCTTGTTCAGCGAGATCGCCAGGATGATGCCGATGAGGCACGTCCAGGCAGGCCGCAGGTCCAGGCCCTTGATGGTGCCGAGGTCGGCCCAGAAAGGTTGGGCGGCCAGGATCGGGCCAGTGTAGCTCTTGGTGAATTCCTTCAGCGAAACCCCGCCGGCCAGGGCGGCGTCGCGGGCCTTGGCGAAGTCCTCGGTCACGTTGTAACCGTAGGCGGCCTGGGGATACTCGCGGATGTACGAGTCGTCGAAGTGGAGGTACGCCACGCCCAGCAGCATGAAGCCGACCACGCTGATGACCGAGCCGATCACGAACCCGCGATGGACCGAGTGCAGGGCCTCGTCGCTGGTGCTGTCGACGCCGGCGCGGACGCTGTAGGTGCTGATGATCGAGCCCAGAACGCCGATCGCCCGGACCAGCAGCGGGAAGATGACCCCCTTGTGGCCGAAGCTGGCGTAGCCCAGGATCATCGCGGCGACGATCGTGACCTCATAGCTTTCGAAGATGTCGGCCGCCATACCGGCGCAGTCGCCGACGTTGTCGCCCACGTTGTCGGCGATCGTCGCCGCGTTCCGCGGGTCGTCTTCGGGGATGCCGGCCTCGACCTTGCCGACGAGGTCGGCGCCGACGTCGGCCGCCTTGGTGTAGATGCCGCCGCCGACCCGCATGAACAGGGCCAGCAGCGTGCCGCCGAAGCCGAAGCCCAGCAGCACTTCATAGGCCTTCTCGCCGAAGATGATGAAGATCGACGTGCCGCCCAGCAGGCCGAGGCCGTCGGTCAGCATGCCGGTGATCGTCCCGGTCCGGTAGCCGAGCTGCATCGCCTCGCCGTAGCTGGTGCGGGCGGCGGCCGCCACGCGGAGGTTCCCCCGCACGGCCAGGTTCATGCCGACGAAGCCGACCAACCACGAGAACAGGGCGCCCACGAAGAACGCCGCGGCTCGACCCAACTGCACGGCGCCCGTCGCCTGTGCGGTGAAGTAGAGGATCACCGTGATCAGGAAGATCAGCGGGAACAGGGCCTTCGCCTGCCGCATCAGGTAGGCCCACGCCCCCTCGCGGACGGCGTCGGCGACCTCACGCATCTTGGGAGTGCCCTGGTCCGCCCTCAGAACCTGTCCCACCAGCATGCCGGCGTAAGCCAATCCCGCAACCGCGATCAGGAGCGTCAGGATCAGGCCGAACTTCTCAGCCGGGGCGTACTTCGTCAGCGGCTCGAACAACTCGACTGCGCTTTCCGCGGCCGCGGGGGCGGCGACCGCCGCCGGCGTTGCGGCGGCCGGCTGCGTCGCCGGGGCGGCCTCTTGAGCAGCGACTGCGAAGGCGCCCATGGAAATCAAGGCCGCCAGAGCCAGCGACCTGATGCCGATGCGGGGATGCATTTTCCCTCTCCGGGTTTTTGAAACTTTTGTGAATCGAGGCGGTCGGTCGTCGACCTGTCCCGTCGATTGGCTTGGGGCTGCCGCCCAGGGCCCTTTTTCGGGCCGATGTCTCGCGAGCTTTAAGGTGTCGCGGGGGGTGGCGACCAGGCTGAGGCCGGCGGCCTGACGCCGCCGGTGGAGGCCGGCTCCTTACCTGTAATAGTTCGTCGCTCTTCGCGTCGGTCTTGAAGTGCGACGCCGTGATTTCATTCGATTAGACAGCGCGGTCGGTCCTCATGGAAGAGGGAAAAGAGGGAATTTCGAAGGAAATCTCCGAGCCTCAAGTCGCGCTGGAGGATTGGATAATACGGCAAGTCTAAATATCGGGATGTTTTATGGAATCCCGTCCCCGTTCGGGCTTCGGCCGCTGAATTTCCTGGCGGACGCGATCCGCTCGACGCGGAGGGGCTCGGGCTTTCGACGGAGGTCCTTGCGAAGTTCTCTTGGCGCCGGATCGTCGAATTCATCAGTGTCGATCAGGACATGGGGGCGGTACTTTTTAGAACATGCGTCGACGTCGTGGATTTCGAAATTTGTGAAATCGTCGACAAGGAAGCGGCCGGTTTCCCGGGGATTGACGTTCACCAAAAACCGAGGGTTGGTTAGTCTCCCTCGATCCTTCGCGCATTCTCTGGATGGACGCGGTCTCACGGACGAGACGACCCCGGCGATTCGCCGACGTTTTCTCCGGCTGATCGCCTGGGGAGACTCCTAGACTCATGGCGCACCCGGACGAGACCGGCGCGGCTGACGGCTGGAACAGACCTTCGCGAATCCGTCGCGACGAGGCTGCGGATCGACCTCCGACCATTGCGGCCCGGACGCCCTTCCGTTGGGAGCCATGGCTGATCGGCCTGACGGCGATTCTGATGGTGGTCTTTTCGGCCCCCCCTCTCTACAACCTGTTCGCGGGGGCGCCGAACAAGGACTACAGCCTTTGGTATCAGGTCGGCGCTGCGGTGCGCGAGGGGATCGACGTCTACCCCGACCCGGACTCGAACAGGCTCTTCCCGTTCATGTATCCGCCGTCGGCCGCGGCGCTTTTGGGGTACGTCAGTTGTGTCGGTCCCTACGCGACAGGCATCCTGTTGGTCCTGGTGCATTCCGCGGCCTGGGTGGGAGCGGTGCTACTCTCAGTCCGACTGGCGACCGGCGGGACGGCGAGGACGCGAAACCCGATCCTGTACGTCGTCCCTTCCCTGGTCATCATCGCGCTGATCCACAACACGTACCTGCTCGGTCAGCCGAACCTGACATTGCTGACGCTGCTGTTGGCGGCGTTCCTGTGCTTGCAGAAGGGGAAGGACGGCTGGGCGGGAACCCTCGTGGCGACGGGGGCGGCGATCAAGGCGTTTCCGATCCTGGCGCTGGGCTATTTGATCTATCGCCGACGGTGGCGGGCCTCGGCGGCGACGGTCGTCGCGCTGGCGGTCTGGCTGCTGGTCGTACCGCTGGCCTTCCGCACGCCTGCCCAGGCGGTTCGCGACGTGAAAGTCTGGGCCGGCGGGATGCTCTTCACGTACAACTCGAACGGCATCGCCCAGCGGCCGTTTCGGTCGTACAGCTACAAGAACCAGTCGATCATGGCGATGGCGCATCGCCTGCTGCGGGACGTGCCGGCCGACGGCGAGACCGTGCTGTCGAAGCGGGTCGCCGCGATCCGTCGCAAGCTCAGGGAGACCGAGCCGGAGCAAGCCCGCGCGGACGCCTCGCTCGACCTCAAGACGATGCTCACGGCCCAGCCCAAGGGGCGTTCGCCGCTCGAAGGGGCGTTCGAGGGGATCGACGACGACCTCAAGGCCGCCTGGAGGGTGAACGTGGCCTCATGGGGCTTCCGGGCCGTGACGCTGGCGACCCTCGCCGGCATGGCCGTGCTGAGCCTGTTTACGCTGGCCGTGCTTCCTCGCGACCGCGAGCGCACGCCCCGAACCGACGCGCTGGAGTTCTCGATCATCACCCTGCTGATCGTGATGTTCTCGCCGTTGTCGTTCAATTATGCATTCGTGTGGATGATCTTTCCGATGACGGTCGCGCTGCAAGAGGTTATTGAGCATCCCGCCGCCGATCCGAGGCGACGCAAGCGGGAACGGGCCTGGCTCGGCTTCATCCTCTTGCTGCCCGCGACGGCGATCGCCTTCCCGCTCTATGCGCAGGCGTACGGCAACCTCTTCGTCCCGGCCGCGTTGTTGGTTTTCACGCTGGGTTGGAAGCTGCGCGAGGCGACTCGCGACGGGCTGGCCACGACGACGACAGAGCCGCACTCCACCTCGCTCGGACGATTCGCCGGCGCTTCGACCGTTGGTTGAGCCAACGAGGGCTCCCTCGATTCAGGGCGTCGAGCCTGCGCAGGCGGCTTCCCGCAGATCCTTCGTCAACTGCCCTGACATCCCCTCCAAGGTCGTGTTGGTCATGCAGACGACGGAGAGCTTTCGCGTCGGGTCGACGAACCAGTAATGGCCGTAGACCCCGCCCCACTGGCATGACCCCTTGGAGAGAGGCGTTCCGGCGAGTGCCGGGTCGACGACCACCGCGGCGCCGAAGCCGAAGGCCCATCCGGGGCCGCTGGCGACGTTCTGGAGGTCGCCGGTCTGAGGGCTGAACATGGCGAGGGCCGTTTCGGGCTTGAGAATCGGCGCGCCTCCCTTGCGGATCGCCTCCAGGAATTTCAGGAAGTCGCCGGCCGTGCCGATCATCCCGCCGCCGCCGGAAGCGTACGAGGTCGGGACCAGGGCGCGGTCGGGGGCGAACCGCACCCCCGCACCAGGGCCGAACGAGGTGACGTGCACCGCGCCCATGAGGATCGGTTCGGGCGCGGCGTCGAAGTACGCGGCGGCCAGCCTTCCCGACGGCGGGTAATAGAACGAGGTGTCCCGCATCTCCAGCGGGCCGGTGACCGTGCGCTCGACGACGGTCGGCAGCGGATCCCCCCCGGCGCGAGCGACGACGGCGCCGAGGACGTCCGTCGCCAACGAGTACCGCCACGCCGTACCGGGCTCGAAGAGGAGGGGGGCCGAGGCAAGCCGCTTGAGGTTCTCGTCGAGCGTCAGTCCCGGCTGATCGAGACCGTCGGAAACGCCCGCACGGTGGTAAGGGCCGTCCGCGGGCTCGGCGAAGCCGTATCCCAGGCCCGAGGTGTGGGTCAGGAGTTGCCGGACGGTGATCGTCGGGACGCGGCCGTCCGCCAGGCGAGGGCGGAAGTTCGGCAGCCATCGCGTGATCGGATCGTCCAGTCTGATGCGGCCCTGATCGACGAGCGCCAGCGCCGCGGCGGAGACGATCGGCTTGGTTACGGAGGCCAGGCGGAACACGGCGTCCTCGCGCATCGGCCGGCCCGCTTCCCGATCCGCCAGACCCACCGCCCGATGGTAGACGATCTGCCCATCCCGGGCCGCCAGCACGACGCCGCCGACGATTCGCTTCTCCCTGACGGCTCGGCTGAGCGCGGCGTCGAGCCCACCGGCGATCGGATCAGCGACGGGCGTCTGACCGAATGTTGGCGTGGCGATCGCCAGGCAGGCGGCGAGGGCCGTCAAGACGGGCCGAATATGACGAGGCATCGAATTCGTCGCGCGGGCCTTGGCGGTCACCGGGGATCTCCTCTCGGGTGTCGATCGTCGGGGGTAAATCAGAGCTTATCGGCATTCCGCCCGGCTTGGCATTGCCTTTTTCAGGGGGTTCGCCAAGAATGCCGCCACCTACCTGCGACGCACCTCCTTGTTGACGGCGGCCCGCAACGGGCCGAGACGAACGGGAACGGACGGATCGAGCGAGGTTCGCGATGCGTGACGCATGACAGACACGATGCGAGACGAAGTCGCGGACCCTGTTCGGCGACGTCGCGAGGCCGACCCCGACGGAGCGTAAGGGATGACGCCGGGGGCCGGAACGCGGGGGGATGAGGTGTTGGGCAGGCCGAAAGGCCGAGCAAGGAGGCGATGCCCATGGCACGCTGGTTCGTCGATCGACTTCCTCAGCGCGGGATTCCCTCGGTGAGCCTCCGCAGGCTGTTGCCGGGGGCGAAGTTCGTGGGGTGCCCGGACTGGGAGGTCACCGGCTGCGCCGTCGATCATCGCCGGCTCGACCCAGGTCAGGTGTTCGTGGCCGTTCGCGACGCTCGCTATGACGGCCACGGCCACATCGCCGACGCACTCGATCGGGGCGCTGCAGGCGTCGTCGTCGAGCGCGTCGTCCCTGAGGCTGGTCGTCTCCAGGTCGTGGTGGACGACGCTCGTGCCGCGCACGCTCGGATTTGCCACGCTCTGGCCGGCGATCCGTCGGAACGGATGGCCACTCTGGGCGTCACCGGCGTTCGGGGCAAAACGGTCGTCAGCATGATGGCCCGGTCGATCATGGAGGCCGCGGGCCTTCGCTGCGGTCTTGTCGGCGGCGCTCCCGCCGAGTCCGGCGCGACCTGGCCGGGAGGCGCTGCGGGGCTGGCCGCGATCCTGGCGCACATGGTCGAGCAGAAGTGCGAGGCCGGCGTGATCGAGATCGGCGCCGAGTCGCTGGAGGCTCGCGGGCTTGAAGGCGTGACCTTCCAGGCGGCCGTGGCGACAGACCTGGCTCTGCCGCAGGGCGTTCCCACCGAGGAGGCGCTGCGACGTCGCCGGGCCAAGGCCAGACTCTTCCGCAAGATCGCGCCGGGGGGGGCCGCGGTGGTCAACGCCGACGACCCCGCCGCCGAGATCCTGGGCGGCCTGAACCTGGACGCCCGCCGCGTCAGTTTCGGCCTGCAACGACCCGACCAGGTCGACGTCTCGGCGACCATCGAGCGGGTCGACTCCGTCGGCACCCGGTTCCAGCTTCACGGTTTCGACCGCTCGGTGCCGGTGACGCTCCGCCTGATCGGCGAGCGGCACGTCTCACACGCCCTGGCGGCCGCGGCCCTGGCGTGGTCGATGCACGTCGACGTCGACGCCGTAGTGGCCGGCCTGGAGTCGGTCGCTGGCGTCGCCGGGCATCTTGAGGCGGTCGACGAGGGACAGGATTTCGACGTCCGCATCGACGAGGCCCGCGACGCGACCGCGCTCGCCCAGGCCCTGGCCGCCTTGCGGTCGGTCTCCGCCGGACGCATCCACCTGGTCCTGAGCGCCCATGGCGATCAGGATCGCGCCGAACGCCGGGCCCTGGCGATGGTCGCCGAGCAGGCCGCCGATCGCGTGATCCTCACGCTGGGCGATCCTCGGACCGAAGAGCCCGACCGCTGCATGGACGACGTTCTGGGCGGCTTCCGGCGTCCTGGCAAGGTGCACGTCGAACCCGACCGCCGTCGAGCCATCGAGACTTCCCTGGCCGACGCCCGTCGCGGCGACGCCGTGCTGATCGCCGGCAAGGGCCGCAACGCCTTCCAGATCTTCGCCGACCGCGTCGTCCCCTTTGACGACTTCGCTGTTACCCGAAGCTTCCTGGCGAACGGGGGCCGGGTAGCGGCCTCGCGCTCGGCTTGAGGTCTTGCCGGGCGAGTCCGACCGACCCTCCCGTTCCCTCTCCCACCGGGAGAGGGCAGCCGCGCAGCGGCGGGTGAGGGTCGTCGGATTTCGGAGGGCGTCGCGGACGCGAATTCGCCGAAGCGATCGCGAAGCGCGGCGACCCTCATCCGCCCCTTCGGGGCACCTTCTCCCGGGGGGGAGAAGGGACGGCTCGCGCTGGTTACGAGGCAGCGGAACTCACCGCTTGAAATCGGCGATCGGACAGCCCACGCCCTCAACGCGGGCTTCCGCCACGGTGCGGCCGGCGAGGACGGCGTCGAGCGCCTCGCGGAGGTCGTGGCGCGAGGGCTCGGGTTTCTGGCGGCCGAGCTTGCCGAAGCGGTCGTCGATGCGTCCGCAGTAGGCGACCGAGCCGTCGGCCGCGATCACCGCGGCCTCCGGGCTGGTCTTCGCGCCGGTGCGCGCGACGAGATCCTGCTTGCCGTCGAGGACGACCGGCATGTCCAGGGATAGTTCCTTGGCGCTCGACGCGGCCTGGCTCGACGAGACGTCGGGGTCGACCTGCACGAGCAGGAAGTCGACCCCCTTGTCGGCGTAGTCTTTGGCGATCCGCGCCATTTCGGGGGCGAACTGGTTGGCGACGGGGCAGCCGTCGGCGACGAAATAGAGGACGTTCGCCTTCGTCCCCGCGGCCGGATGCATGGGCGTCCACGACCGCCCGGAGAGGTCGGCCACGACCGGCCCTGCGTTGGGTTTGGTGGAGCTTTGCGGGCCTTCGTCACGCTTTTGCATGAGCCCGCGCAAGAGGCCGCCGGGACGGAGCCGCTTGAACTCGTCGAGCTGGAGGGCGCCGTCGCCGTTGGCGTCGAGCCGGCCCACGAAGGGCTTGAGCCGATCGGGGATCTCGATCCCCTCCAGGCGGCCGTTGCGGTCGGCGTCGAG includes the following:
- a CDS encoding proton/sodium-translocating pyrophosphatase — protein: MGAFAVAAQEAAPATQPAAATPAAVAAPAAAESAVELFEPLTKYAPAEKFGLILTLLIAVAGLAYAGMLVGQVLRADQGTPKMREVADAVREGAWAYLMRQAKALFPLIFLITVILYFTAQATGAVQLGRAAAFFVGALFSWLVGFVGMNLAVRGNLRVAAAARTSYGEAMQLGYRTGTITGMLTDGLGLLGGTSIFIIFGEKAYEVLLGFGFGGTLLALFMRVGGGIYTKAADVGADLVGKVEAGIPEDDPRNAATIADNVGDNVGDCAGMAADIFESYEVTIVAAMILGYASFGHKGVIFPLLVRAIGVLGSIISTYSVRAGVDSTSDEALHSVHRGFVIGSVISVVGFMLLGVAYLHFDDSYIREYPQAAYGYNVTEDFAKARDAALAGGVSLKEFTKSYTGPILAAQPFWADLGTIKGLDLRPAWTCLIGIILAISLNKVTSYYTHTQYAPVKSLAKSCQTGHATNIIQGLAVGYESAVVATLVIAAAIFVSVLIYGGASPLFVAYGVAMCGIGMLTLTGNTISMDVFGPVADNANGIGEMGYDKDEMGEKNYDRARQILADLDAVGNTTKAETKGIAIGSAVIAAVSLFSSFIAVVAVGSEDKVATMPLADYLNEAGKLSVAAPMVFIGALIGGIVPLLFSSMLIRAVGRAAFLIVKECRTQFRDKDIWSGVKKPDYGRVVNICTSAAQNELVGPALLAILVPILVGIFLGAQALGGFLAGMIIVGQLLAVFMSNAGGAWDNAKKAIEDEPRTATTGKGSEKHKAAVTGDTVGDPLKDTAGPALNPLIKVMNMVSLLAIPTILTTAKGPNAWVLYVVGLLCITGVAWAVWRSKTESKELREMESDLAGAAEADQVFEHAGA
- a CDS encoding glycosyltransferase family 87 protein, which encodes MAHPDETGAADGWNRPSRIRRDEAADRPPTIAARTPFRWEPWLIGLTAILMVVFSAPPLYNLFAGAPNKDYSLWYQVGAAVREGIDVYPDPDSNRLFPFMYPPSAAALLGYVSCVGPYATGILLVLVHSAAWVGAVLLSVRLATGGTARTRNPILYVVPSLVIIALIHNTYLLGQPNLTLLTLLLAAFLCLQKGKDGWAGTLVATGAAIKAFPILALGYLIYRRRWRASAATVVALAVWLLVVPLAFRTPAQAVRDVKVWAGGMLFTYNSNGIAQRPFRSYSYKNQSIMAMAHRLLRDVPADGETVLSKRVAAIRRKLRETEPEQARADASLDLKTMLTAQPKGRSPLEGAFEGIDDDLKAAWRVNVASWGFRAVTLATLAGMAVLSLFTLAVLPRDRERTPRTDALEFSIITLLIVMFSPLSFNYAFVWMIFPMTVALQEVIEHPAADPRRRKRERAWLGFILLLPATAIAFPLYAQAYGNLFVPAALLVFTLGWKLREATRDGLATTTTEPHSTSLGRFAGASTVG
- a CDS encoding serine hydrolase domain-containing protein, producing the protein MPRHIRPVLTALAACLAIATPTFGQTPVADPIAGGLDAALSRAVREKRIVGGVVLAARDGQIVYHRAVGLADREAGRPMREDAVFRLASVTKPIVSAAALALVDQGRIRLDDPITRWLPNFRPRLADGRVPTITVRQLLTHTSGLGYGFAEPADGPYHRAGVSDGLDQPGLTLDENLKRLASAPLLFEPGTAWRYSLATDVLGAVVARAGGDPLPTVVERTVTGPLEMRDTSFYYPPSGRLAAAYFDAAPEPILMGAVHVTSFGPGAGVRFAPDRALVPTSYASGGGGMIGTAGDFLKFLEAIRKGGAPILKPETALAMFSPQTGDLQNVASGPGWAFGFGAAVVVDPALAGTPLSKGSCQWGGVYGHYWFVDPTRKLSVVCMTNTTLEGMSGQLTKDLREAACAGSTP
- a CDS encoding Mur ligase family protein — protein: MARWFVDRLPQRGIPSVSLRRLLPGAKFVGCPDWEVTGCAVDHRRLDPGQVFVAVRDARYDGHGHIADALDRGAAGVVVERVVPEAGRLQVVVDDARAAHARICHALAGDPSERMATLGVTGVRGKTVVSMMARSIMEAAGLRCGLVGGAPAESGATWPGGAAGLAAILAHMVEQKCEAGVIEIGAESLEARGLEGVTFQAAVATDLALPQGVPTEEALRRRRAKARLFRKIAPGGAAVVNADDPAAEILGGLNLDARRVSFGLQRPDQVDVSATIERVDSVGTRFQLHGFDRSVPVTLRLIGERHVSHALAAAALAWSMHVDVDAVVAGLESVAGVAGHLEAVDEGQDFDVRIDEARDATALAQALAALRSVSAGRIHLVLSAHGDQDRAERRALAMVAEQAADRVILTLGDPRTEEPDRCMDDVLGGFRRPGKVHVEPDRRRAIETSLADARRGDAVLIAGKGRNAFQIFADRVVPFDDFAVTRSFLANGGRVAASRSA